Proteins from one Antennarius striatus isolate MH-2024 chromosome 12, ASM4005453v1, whole genome shotgun sequence genomic window:
- the LOC137605198 gene encoding olfactory receptor 6N2-like: MDLNLTYLTLGGHVEIDKYRYLYFIIILTAYFFIICSNGTIVYIIWFHQNLHEPMYIFIAALLINSVLFSTVIYPKLLIDFLSEKQIISYSACLLQYFMFYSFGGSEYLLLLGMAYDRYVSICKPLQYPTIMKKTTVCIFLAVAWLLPAAEVVASVIMSLNRKLCNFTLKGIFCNNSIQKLPCVPSRTVSNYGVFILISVALLPLLFVLFTYAKILTVTYRSSREVRKKAAETCLPHLLVLINFSLLCMYDIINIRLESNIPTVARFIMTLQLILYHPVFNPIIYGLKMKEIHKHLKKLVKIK; this comes from the coding sequence ATGGACTTAAATTTGACGTATTTAACTCTTGGTGGGCATGTGGAAATTGACAAATACAGATATCTTTATTTCATAATAATTTTAACTGCATATTTCTTCATTATATGTAGTAATGGTACTATTGTGTACATTATCTGGTTCCACCAAAACCTTCACGAGCCTATGTACATCTTTATTGCAGCTTTGTTAATCAACTCTGTTCTTTTCAGCACTGTGATCTACCCAAAGCTTTTGATTGACTTTTTATCTGAAAAACAGATCATATCTTACTCAGCCTGTCTCCtacaatatttcatgttttactcTTTTGGTGGTTCAGAGTATTTACTGTTGTTAGGTATGGCCTATGACAGATATGTGTCCATATGTAAACCTCTGCAATATCCAACCATCATGAAGAAAACAACTGTCTGTATCTTTCTGGCTGTTGCTTggcttcttcctgctgctgaggtGGTGGCATCTGTGATCATGAGTCTGAACAGGAAGCTCTGTAACTTTACTCTGAAAGGCATTTTCTGCAACAACTCAATCCAGAAACTTCCTTGTGTTCCTTCAAGAACAGTATCAAATTATGGTGTGTTCATTTTGATAAGTGTTGCACTTCTTCCCTTATTGTTCGTACTTTTTACTTATGCAAAAATACTTACAGTGACATACAGGAGTAGCAGGGAAGTCAGGAAAAAAGCTGCAGAGACCTGTTTACCTCACCTCCTGGTTTTGATAAACTTTTCTTTGCTGTGCATGTATGACATCATTAATATCAGACTAGAATCTAATATTCCCACAGTTGCACGTTTTATAATGACTTTACAGCTAATTTTGTATCATCCTGTCTTTAATCCAATCATATACggactgaaaatgaaagaaatccaTAAACATCTGAAGAAATTGGTGAAGATTAAATGA